A stretch of Perognathus longimembris pacificus isolate PPM17 chromosome 1, ASM2315922v1, whole genome shotgun sequence DNA encodes these proteins:
- the LOC125354483 gene encoding olfactory receptor 6C2-like, producing the protein MRNHTITTFLLQGLTDDPQLKAVLFIFLCLTYMLSITGNLTIISLTIMDPQLKTPMYYFLQNFSFIEIAFTSACMPRYLYNLSTGDNTITYNNCITEFFFTDLFGVTEFFLLATMSYDRYVAICKPLHYVTIMNNRICRRLVLCCWAAGLLIIFPPLTLVLHLEFCDCNVIDHFVCDAYPLLQISCSETWLLEWMLIICAVLTFVMTLFCVVLSYIYIIKTILQFPSVKQKKKAFSTCSSHMIVISISYGSCIFIYVKPSAKDSMAINKGVIVLNSSIAPVLNPFIYTLRNKQVKQAFNNTVKRISLLLRKKRKSPM; encoded by the coding sequence ATGAGAAATCACACCATCACAActttcctcctccagggcctgacTGATGACCCACAACTCAAAGCTGTgcttttcatctttctgtgtctCACCTACATGCTGAGTATAACTGGAAACCTCACCATCATCTCTCTCACCATCATGGATCCACAACTGAAAACTCCCATGTACTATTTCCTACAAAATTTCTCCTTCATAGAAATTGCATTCACATCTGCTTGTATGCCCAGATACTTGTACAACCTATCAACAGGGGACAACACAATTACATACAACAATTGcatcactgaatttttttttactgatcttTTTGGTGTAACTGAATTCTTTCTGCTGGCCACCATgtcctatgaccgctatgtggccatctgcaaacccCTGCATTATGTGACCATCATGAACAACAGAATCTGTAGGAGACTCGTTCTTTGTTGCTGGGCAGCTGGCTTATTGATTATATTCCCACCACTTACCCTAGTCCTACATTTGGAATTCTGTGACTGTAATGTTATTGATCATTTTGTCTGTGATGCATACCCCCTCCTACAGATATCATGCTCAGAAACATGGCTCTTAGAATGGATGCTTATAATTTGTGCTGTGTTAACCTTTGTCATGACCCTATTTTGTGTAGTTCTATCTTACATATACATCATTAAGACCATTCTACAATTCCCTTCtgtcaagcaaaagaaaaaggcctttTCCACCTGCTCTTCTCACATGATCGTGATTTCCATCAGCTATGGCAGCTGCATCTTCATCTATGTGAAGCCTTCAGCCAAGGATTCAATGGCAATCAACAAGGGTGTGATTGTCCTCAACAGCTCCATTGCGCCTGTGCTGAACCCCTTCATTTACACCTTGAGAAACAAGCAGGTGAAACAGGCCTTCAATAACACAGTCAaaagaatctcattgttgttaagaaagaaaagaaaatctccaatgtaa